The following are from one region of the Oreochromis aureus strain Israel breed Guangdong linkage group 1, ZZ_aureus, whole genome shotgun sequence genome:
- the LOC116323368 gene encoding agouti-related protein isoform X1, which yields MRLLLKLRIVGVVVQVFLLLLSDSSRMFGTVLLCCWSFGLLPLASSLVHGNLPLDEGPVSGRRTESSFLSEIERSQVPDRMHEPALLPVDSVEDHFLMDTGSYDEDTSAALQLQGRAMRSPRRCIPHQQSCLGYPLPCCDPCDTCYCRFFNAICYCRRVGHVCPPRRT from the exons ATG aGGCTCTTGTTGAAGCTGAGGATTGTGGGAGTTGTGGTGCaggttttccttcttcttttgtctgacagcagcaggatgTTTGGCACTGTGCTGCTCTGCTGTTGGTCCTTCGGTCTGCTGCCGCTCGCCTCCTCGCTGGTCCATGGAAACTTACCGCTCGATGAAGGTCCTGTCAGTGGACGCCGCACTGAAAGCTCCTTCCTATCTGAAATCG AAAGAAGCCAAGTACCTGACCGCATGCACGAGCCTGCCCTCCTCCCTGTGGACTCTGTAGAAGATCATTTTTTGATGGATACAGGCTCCTATGATGAG GACACGTCTGCAGCCTTACAGCTGCAGGGTCGGGCCATGCGTTCACCTCGTCGCTGCATCCCTCACCAGCAGTCCTGTTTGGGCTACCCACTTCCCTGTTGTGATCCCTGTGACACCTGCTACTGCCGCTTCTTCAACGCCATCTGCTACTGCCGCCGAGTTGGCCACGTGTGCCCACCAAGACGCACCTGA
- the LOC116323368 gene encoding agouti-related protein isoform X2 translates to MFGTVLLCCWSFGLLPLASSLVHGNLPLDEGPVSGRRTESSFLSEIERSQVPDRMHEPALLPVDSVEDHFLMDTGSYDEDTSAALQLQGRAMRSPRRCIPHQQSCLGYPLPCCDPCDTCYCRFFNAICYCRRVGHVCPPRRT, encoded by the exons atgTTTGGCACTGTGCTGCTCTGCTGTTGGTCCTTCGGTCTGCTGCCGCTCGCCTCCTCGCTGGTCCATGGAAACTTACCGCTCGATGAAGGTCCTGTCAGTGGACGCCGCACTGAAAGCTCCTTCCTATCTGAAATCG AAAGAAGCCAAGTACCTGACCGCATGCACGAGCCTGCCCTCCTCCCTGTGGACTCTGTAGAAGATCATTTTTTGATGGATACAGGCTCCTATGATGAG GACACGTCTGCAGCCTTACAGCTGCAGGGTCGGGCCATGCGTTCACCTCGTCGCTGCATCCCTCACCAGCAGTCCTGTTTGGGCTACCCACTTCCCTGTTGTGATCCCTGTGACACCTGCTACTGCCGCTTCTTCAACGCCATCTGCTACTGCCGCCGAGTTGGCCACGTGTGCCCACCAAGACGCACCTGA
- the LOC116323375 gene encoding chymotrypsinogen A-like yields MAFLWILSCLAFIGTAYGCGVPAIRPVITGYARIVNGEEAVPHSWPWQVSLQDYTGFHFCGGSLINENWVVTAAHCTIRTSDRVILGEHDRSSSAENIQTLAPGKVFRHPNYNSYTINNDITLIKLATPAQLGTRVSPVCVAETSDNFPGGLRCVTTGWGLTRYNAANTPPRLQQAALPLLTNTNCQSYWGSQVTDVMICAGASGVSSCMGDSGGPLVCEKSGAWTLVGIVSWGSSTCSTSTPGVYARVTKLRAWIDQTIAAN; encoded by the exons ATGGCCTTCCTGTGGATCCTCTCCTGCCTCGCCTTCATTGGCACTGCCTACG GGTGCGGTGTTCCCGCCATCCGTCCTGTCATCACCGGTTACGCCCGTATTGTAAACGGTGAGGAGGCAGTGCCTCACTCCTGGCCCTGGCAGGTGTCCCTCCAg GACTACACCGGCTTCCACTTCTGTGGTGGTTCTCTCATCAATGAGAACTGGGTGGTGACAGCTGCTCACTGCACCATCAG GACCTCCGACCGTGTGATCCTCGGAGAGCACGACCGTTCCTCCAGTGCCGAGAACATCCAGACCCTGGCTCCCGGCAAG GTGTTCAGGCACCCCAACTACAACAGTTACACCATCAACAACGACATCACACTCATCAAGCTGGCCACCCCTGCCCAACTGGGCACACGTGTTTCCCCAGTTTGTGTGGCCGAGACTTCCGACAACTTCCCCGGAGGCTTGAGGTGTGTGACCACTGGCTGGGGTCTGACCCGCTACAACG ctgCCAACACACCACCCCGTCTGCAGCAGGCTGCCCTGCCCCTGCTGACCAACACTAACTGCCAGTCTTACTGGGGCAGCCAAGTCACTGATGTGATGATCTGCGCTGGAGCCTCCGGAGTCTCCTCCTGCATG GGTGACTCTGGTGGCCCTCTGGTCTGTGAGAAATCTGGAGCCTGGACTCTGGTTGGTATTGTGTCCTGGGGAAGCTCAACTTGCTCTACCTCCACTCCCGGAGTGTATGCCCGTGTCACCAAGCTGCGTGCCTGGATCGACCAGACCATCGCTGCCAACTGA